One segment of Odontesthes bonariensis isolate fOdoBon6 chromosome 1, fOdoBon6.hap1, whole genome shotgun sequence DNA contains the following:
- the sema6d gene encoding semaphorin-6D isoform X1 has product MGQRAALLLSELLLLLLTASRTILAVSFPEDTVPLDVVDAHFSRRYPVFRGRLSGNESQHRLDFQLMTKIQDTLFIAGRDQVYLVSLRESYRNEIIPYRKLTWRSGQADREMCAVKGKHRDECHNFIKVLVPRNDDLVFICGTNGFNPMCRYYRLDNLEFDGEEINGLARCPFDSRQTNVALFAEGKLYSATVADFQASDSVIYRSMGDGSALRTIKYDSKWLKEPHFLHAAEYGNYVYFFYREIAVEHSNLGKVVYSRVARICKNDVGGSQRVLEKHWTSFVKARLNCSVPGESFFYFDVLQSITDIIDINGVPSVVGVFTTQMNSIPGSAVCAFSMADIEKVFWGRFKEQKTADSVWTPFSEDKLPKPRPGSCAGHGSAASFKSSIEFPDDTLQFIKSHPLMDTAVPSIGDEPWFTKTRVRYRLTALAVDNEAGPHKNYTVVFVGAESGVVLKVLAKTSSVSLNDSLLLEEMDVFNRAKCLSNREDDKRVLSLHVDKDAHSLYVAFSSCVIRVPLSRCERHSSCHKSCIASRDPYCGWKPSGACERIQSGVLTGYEQDIEFGNTAHLGDCQAFLGTTSAPDYKSFGDPTSDMEFSSAPVTVQPSGPIHPPVLIPTQTPSSEPGPELYGSGFVLQDDPSTSHSLDSIPGGQEGVWDNHTGDTNQMVHMNILITCVFAAFLMGALLAGLIVFCYRDSFLRKPRHVHKDAESAPSCSDSTELDKLHGLFDSPVKEYQTNADFSKLYTNLLSNGKDLNTPNGDTKTMILRDGCQPPELVALPTPESTPVLQQKGLQPIKNQWDRAHGKVSGPRKESNSSAMSPQFLPSSPAPTNANSQHPHLPLGHSHIPSAVVLPNATHDDPNLEDEDETLPNSSEKRLMNPDSKGCKKDQKRSVDARNTLNDLLKHLNDSVATNPKAILQEGSGPRPRPQLTLDPMEELTEVPPKVPSREASLYSPSSSLPRHSPTKRVDVPLPSTPTTPTGSLSMGGTLERQRGGYQLHRSASHRHSLSTSPNGVAMGVSVSRQHSMNRGGYMPPTPPSRLDSHGAVLAPGMHSPHPSSVPRQSSYSGHGSLPRTGLKRTPSLKPDVPPKPNGFSPQTSQMRVVNKYSY; this is encoded by the exons ATGGGCCAGAGAGCTGCGCTTCTGCTCAGTGAGcttctgctgctgttgctgacaGCCTCTCGCACTATCCTCGCAGTCAGCTTCCCAGAGGACACTGTACCCCTTGATGTCGTTGATGCACACT TTTCACGGAGGTACCCGgtgttcagaggcaggctctcTGGCAACGAGTCACAGCATCGCCTCGACTTTCAGCTGATGACTAAGATACAGGACACTCTGTTCATCGCGGGCAG AGATCAGGTGTACCTTGTCAGTCTGAGAGAATCCTACAGGAATGAGATCATTCCTTACCGG AAGTTAACATGGCGATCGGGCCAAGCTGACAGAGAGATGTGTGCAGTAAAGGGAAAACACAGA GACGAGTGCCACAACTTCATTAAAGTGCTGGTTCCCAGAAATGACGACCTAGTGTTTATCTGTGGTACCAATGGCTTCAACCCAATGTGCAGATACTACAGG CTGGATAACCTCGAGTTTGATGGGGAAGAGATCAATGGTCTGGCACGGTGCCCATTTGACTCCAGGCAAACCAACGTTGCCCTTTTCGCTG aAGGGAAGCTGTATTCTGCAACTGTAGCAGACTTCCAGGCCAGTGATTCTGTCATCTATCGTAGTATGGGTGATGGATCAGCCTTGAGAACCATCAAATATGACTCCAAATGGTTGAAAG AACCCCATTTCCTGCATGCAGCAGAGTATGGGAATTACGTGTACTTTTTCTACCGGGAGATCGCAGTGGAGCACAGCAATCTGGGAAAG GTTGTGTATTCTCGCGTGGCCCGAATCTGTAAAAATGATGTTGGCGGGTCACAGCGGGTGCTGGAGAAGCACTGGACATCTTTTGTGAAGGCCAGGCTGAACTGCTCCGTGCCAGGGGAGTCCTTCTTCTACTTTGATGTGCTTCAATCCATCACTGACATCATCGACATTAATGGAGTTCCCTCTGTGGTGGGTGTGTTCACCACACAGATGAACAG TATCCCAGGGTCAGCAGTGTGCGCCTTCTCCATGGCTGACATAGAGAAAGTATTCTGGGGCCGGTTCAAAGAGCAGAAGACCGCCGACTCCGTCTGGACTCCATTTTCAGAGGACAAGCTGCCTAAACCCCG ACCCGGGAGCTGTGCAGGTCACGGTTCAGCTGCATCCTTTAAGAGCTCCATCGAGTTCCCGGACGATACCCTGCAGTTCATCAAGTCCCACCCCCTTATGGACACAGCTGTGCCTTCCATTGGAGATGAGCCTTGGTTCACCAAGACACGTGTCCG ATACAGGCTGACAGCGCTGGCTGTGGACAATGAAGCAGGACCCCACAAAAACTACACAGTGGTGTTCGTTGGTGCTGAGTCAGGGGTCGTCCTCAAGGTTTTAGCCAAGACCTCCTCTGTATCTCTGAATGACAGCCTGCTCCTGGAAGAGATGGATGTCTTTAACAGAGCCAA GTGCCTGTCTAATCGTGAGGATGACAAGCGTGTCCTCTCACTGCATGTGGACAAAGACGCACACAGCCTTTATGTCGCCTTTTCCAGCTGTGTCATCCGTGTTCCCCTGAGCCGCTGCGAAAGGCACTCTTCCTGCCACAA GTCCTGCATTGCATCAAGGGATCCTTATTGTGGCTGGAAGCCGAGTGGAGCTTGTGAGAGGATACAGTCGGGTGTTTT GACTGGATATGAGCAAGACATCGAATTTGGAAACACTGCCCACCTAGGAGACTGTCAAG CATTTTTGGGCACTACTTCAGCGCCAGATTACAAATCATTTGGCGACCCTACCTCTG ACATGGAGTTTTCATCAGCGCCAGTCACTGTCCAGCCCAGTGGGCCCATACACCCCCCAGTACTCATACCCACTCAGACCCCCAGCTCTGAGCCAGGTCCAGAGCTCTACGGCTCAGGCTTTGTGCTGCAGGATGACCCATCCACCTCCCATTCTTTAGACTCTATCCCAGGGGGGCAAGAGG GTGTATGGGATAACCATACAGGTGATACCAACCAGATGGTCCACATGAACATCCTCATCACTTGCGTCTTTGCTGCTTTTCTCATGGGTGCTCTTCTGGCTGGTCTGATTGTTTTCTGCTACCGAGACTCTTTCCTCCGCAAACCGAGACACGTCCACAAGGATGCAGAGTCTGCACCATCCTGCTCTGACTCCACGGAACTCGACAAGCTCCATGGCCTCTTTGACAGCCCTGTAAAG GAGTACCAAACCAATGCTGATTTTTCCAAACTGTATACCAATCTGCTGAGCAATGGCAAAGACTTGAATACACCCAACGGTGATACCAAAACCATGATCCTGCGGGATGGTTGTCAGCCCCCAGAGCTGGTGGCTCTGCCCACGCCCGAGTCCACCCCTGTACTTCAGCAGAAAGGCCTGCAGCCCATCAAGAACCAGTGGGATAGGGCACATGGTAAGGTCAGTGGACCCCGAAAAGAATCCAATTCATCAGCCATGAGTCCACAGTTCCTTCCCTCTTCTCCTGCTCCAACCAATGCAAACTCCCAACACCCGCACCTTCCCCTCGGACACTCCCACATCCCTAGTGCAGTTGTTTTGCCCAATGCCACACACGATGACCCTAACCTGGAAGATGAAGATGAGACTCTGCCTAATTCATCTGAAAAGAGGCTAATGAACCCAGACTCAAAGGGATGTAAGAAAGATCAGAAAAGATCTGTGGATGCTCGGAATACCCTAAATGACCTTTTAAAGCACCTCAATGACTCTGTGGCCACCAACCCAAAGGCCATTCTTCAAGAGGGATCAGGGCCTCGCCCAAGGCCACAACTCACACTGGATCCAATGGAGGAACTGACTGAAGTACCCCCCAAGGTACCTAGTCGAGAGGCTTCCTTGtactctccctcctcctccctgccAAGGCACAGCCCCACCAAGAGGGTTGACGTGCCCTTGCCCAGCACTCCCACAACACCAACGGGAAGCCTGAGCATGGGGGGTACGCTAGAGAGGCAAAGAGGGGGATACCAACTCCACCGGAGCGCCTCTCATAGGCACTCCTTATCCACCTCCCCAAATGGAGTTGCCATGGGGGTGTCTGTGTCTCGCCAGCACAGTATGAACAGAGGGGGTTACATGCCCCCAACACCTCCCTCCAGACTTGACTCACATGGTGCAGTGTTGGCACCAGGAATGCACTCACCCCACCCATCTTCTGTGCCCCGACAGAGCAGCTACAGTGGGCATGGCTCACTCCCTCGCACGGGGCTTAAACGGACCCCATCCTTAAAGCCAGATGTGCCCCCTAAACCCAATGGGTTTTCTCCACAAACTTCACAAATGCGAGTGGTCAACAAGTACAGTTATTAA
- the sema6d gene encoding semaphorin-6D isoform X2 → MGQRAALLLSELLLLLLTASRTILAVSFPEDTVPLDVVDAHFSRRYPVFRGRLSGNESQHRLDFQLMTKIQDTLFIAGRDQVYLVSLRESYRNEIIPYRKLTWRSGQADREMCAVKGKHRDECHNFIKVLVPRNDDLVFICGTNGFNPMCRYYRLDNLEFDGEEINGLARCPFDSRQTNVALFAEGKLYSATVADFQASDSVIYRSMGDGSALRTIKYDSKWLKEPHFLHAAEYGNYVYFFYREIAVEHSNLGKVVYSRVARICKNDVGGSQRVLEKHWTSFVKARLNCSVPGESFFYFDVLQSITDIIDINGVPSVVGVFTTQMNSIPGSAVCAFSMADIEKVFWGRFKEQKTADSVWTPFSEDKLPKPRPGSCAGHGSAASFKSSIEFPDDTLQFIKSHPLMDTAVPSIGDEPWFTKTRVRLTALAVDNEAGPHKNYTVVFVGAESGVVLKVLAKTSSVSLNDSLLLEEMDVFNRAKCLSNREDDKRVLSLHVDKDAHSLYVAFSSCVIRVPLSRCERHSSCHKSCIASRDPYCGWKPSGACERIQSGVLTGYEQDIEFGNTAHLGDCQAFLGTTSAPDYKSFGDPTSDMEFSSAPVTVQPSGPIHPPVLIPTQTPSSEPGPELYGSGFVLQDDPSTSHSLDSIPGGQEGVWDNHTGDTNQMVHMNILITCVFAAFLMGALLAGLIVFCYRDSFLRKPRHVHKDAESAPSCSDSTELDKLHGLFDSPVKEYQTNADFSKLYTNLLSNGKDLNTPNGDTKTMILRDGCQPPELVALPTPESTPVLQQKGLQPIKNQWDRAHGKVSGPRKESNSSAMSPQFLPSSPAPTNANSQHPHLPLGHSHIPSAVVLPNATHDDPNLEDEDETLPNSSEKRLMNPDSKGCKKDQKRSVDARNTLNDLLKHLNDSVATNPKAILQEGSGPRPRPQLTLDPMEELTEVPPKVPSREASLYSPSSSLPRHSPTKRVDVPLPSTPTTPTGSLSMGGTLERQRGGYQLHRSASHRHSLSTSPNGVAMGVSVSRQHSMNRGGYMPPTPPSRLDSHGAVLAPGMHSPHPSSVPRQSSYSGHGSLPRTGLKRTPSLKPDVPPKPNGFSPQTSQMRVVNKYSY, encoded by the exons ATGGGCCAGAGAGCTGCGCTTCTGCTCAGTGAGcttctgctgctgttgctgacaGCCTCTCGCACTATCCTCGCAGTCAGCTTCCCAGAGGACACTGTACCCCTTGATGTCGTTGATGCACACT TTTCACGGAGGTACCCGgtgttcagaggcaggctctcTGGCAACGAGTCACAGCATCGCCTCGACTTTCAGCTGATGACTAAGATACAGGACACTCTGTTCATCGCGGGCAG AGATCAGGTGTACCTTGTCAGTCTGAGAGAATCCTACAGGAATGAGATCATTCCTTACCGG AAGTTAACATGGCGATCGGGCCAAGCTGACAGAGAGATGTGTGCAGTAAAGGGAAAACACAGA GACGAGTGCCACAACTTCATTAAAGTGCTGGTTCCCAGAAATGACGACCTAGTGTTTATCTGTGGTACCAATGGCTTCAACCCAATGTGCAGATACTACAGG CTGGATAACCTCGAGTTTGATGGGGAAGAGATCAATGGTCTGGCACGGTGCCCATTTGACTCCAGGCAAACCAACGTTGCCCTTTTCGCTG aAGGGAAGCTGTATTCTGCAACTGTAGCAGACTTCCAGGCCAGTGATTCTGTCATCTATCGTAGTATGGGTGATGGATCAGCCTTGAGAACCATCAAATATGACTCCAAATGGTTGAAAG AACCCCATTTCCTGCATGCAGCAGAGTATGGGAATTACGTGTACTTTTTCTACCGGGAGATCGCAGTGGAGCACAGCAATCTGGGAAAG GTTGTGTATTCTCGCGTGGCCCGAATCTGTAAAAATGATGTTGGCGGGTCACAGCGGGTGCTGGAGAAGCACTGGACATCTTTTGTGAAGGCCAGGCTGAACTGCTCCGTGCCAGGGGAGTCCTTCTTCTACTTTGATGTGCTTCAATCCATCACTGACATCATCGACATTAATGGAGTTCCCTCTGTGGTGGGTGTGTTCACCACACAGATGAACAG TATCCCAGGGTCAGCAGTGTGCGCCTTCTCCATGGCTGACATAGAGAAAGTATTCTGGGGCCGGTTCAAAGAGCAGAAGACCGCCGACTCCGTCTGGACTCCATTTTCAGAGGACAAGCTGCCTAAACCCCG ACCCGGGAGCTGTGCAGGTCACGGTTCAGCTGCATCCTTTAAGAGCTCCATCGAGTTCCCGGACGATACCCTGCAGTTCATCAAGTCCCACCCCCTTATGGACACAGCTGTGCCTTCCATTGGAGATGAGCCTTGGTTCACCAAGACACGTGTCCG GCTGACAGCGCTGGCTGTGGACAATGAAGCAGGACCCCACAAAAACTACACAGTGGTGTTCGTTGGTGCTGAGTCAGGGGTCGTCCTCAAGGTTTTAGCCAAGACCTCCTCTGTATCTCTGAATGACAGCCTGCTCCTGGAAGAGATGGATGTCTTTAACAGAGCCAA GTGCCTGTCTAATCGTGAGGATGACAAGCGTGTCCTCTCACTGCATGTGGACAAAGACGCACACAGCCTTTATGTCGCCTTTTCCAGCTGTGTCATCCGTGTTCCCCTGAGCCGCTGCGAAAGGCACTCTTCCTGCCACAA GTCCTGCATTGCATCAAGGGATCCTTATTGTGGCTGGAAGCCGAGTGGAGCTTGTGAGAGGATACAGTCGGGTGTTTT GACTGGATATGAGCAAGACATCGAATTTGGAAACACTGCCCACCTAGGAGACTGTCAAG CATTTTTGGGCACTACTTCAGCGCCAGATTACAAATCATTTGGCGACCCTACCTCTG ACATGGAGTTTTCATCAGCGCCAGTCACTGTCCAGCCCAGTGGGCCCATACACCCCCCAGTACTCATACCCACTCAGACCCCCAGCTCTGAGCCAGGTCCAGAGCTCTACGGCTCAGGCTTTGTGCTGCAGGATGACCCATCCACCTCCCATTCTTTAGACTCTATCCCAGGGGGGCAAGAGG GTGTATGGGATAACCATACAGGTGATACCAACCAGATGGTCCACATGAACATCCTCATCACTTGCGTCTTTGCTGCTTTTCTCATGGGTGCTCTTCTGGCTGGTCTGATTGTTTTCTGCTACCGAGACTCTTTCCTCCGCAAACCGAGACACGTCCACAAGGATGCAGAGTCTGCACCATCCTGCTCTGACTCCACGGAACTCGACAAGCTCCATGGCCTCTTTGACAGCCCTGTAAAG GAGTACCAAACCAATGCTGATTTTTCCAAACTGTATACCAATCTGCTGAGCAATGGCAAAGACTTGAATACACCCAACGGTGATACCAAAACCATGATCCTGCGGGATGGTTGTCAGCCCCCAGAGCTGGTGGCTCTGCCCACGCCCGAGTCCACCCCTGTACTTCAGCAGAAAGGCCTGCAGCCCATCAAGAACCAGTGGGATAGGGCACATGGTAAGGTCAGTGGACCCCGAAAAGAATCCAATTCATCAGCCATGAGTCCACAGTTCCTTCCCTCTTCTCCTGCTCCAACCAATGCAAACTCCCAACACCCGCACCTTCCCCTCGGACACTCCCACATCCCTAGTGCAGTTGTTTTGCCCAATGCCACACACGATGACCCTAACCTGGAAGATGAAGATGAGACTCTGCCTAATTCATCTGAAAAGAGGCTAATGAACCCAGACTCAAAGGGATGTAAGAAAGATCAGAAAAGATCTGTGGATGCTCGGAATACCCTAAATGACCTTTTAAAGCACCTCAATGACTCTGTGGCCACCAACCCAAAGGCCATTCTTCAAGAGGGATCAGGGCCTCGCCCAAGGCCACAACTCACACTGGATCCAATGGAGGAACTGACTGAAGTACCCCCCAAGGTACCTAGTCGAGAGGCTTCCTTGtactctccctcctcctccctgccAAGGCACAGCCCCACCAAGAGGGTTGACGTGCCCTTGCCCAGCACTCCCACAACACCAACGGGAAGCCTGAGCATGGGGGGTACGCTAGAGAGGCAAAGAGGGGGATACCAACTCCACCGGAGCGCCTCTCATAGGCACTCCTTATCCACCTCCCCAAATGGAGTTGCCATGGGGGTGTCTGTGTCTCGCCAGCACAGTATGAACAGAGGGGGTTACATGCCCCCAACACCTCCCTCCAGACTTGACTCACATGGTGCAGTGTTGGCACCAGGAATGCACTCACCCCACCCATCTTCTGTGCCCCGACAGAGCAGCTACAGTGGGCATGGCTCACTCCCTCGCACGGGGCTTAAACGGACCCCATCCTTAAAGCCAGATGTGCCCCCTAAACCCAATGGGTTTTCTCCACAAACTTCACAAATGCGAGTGGTCAACAAGTACAGTTATTAA
- the sema6d gene encoding semaphorin-6D isoform X4, which produces MGQRAALLLSELLLLLLTASRTILAVSFPEDTVPLDVVDAHFSRRYPVFRGRLSGNESQHRLDFQLMTKIQDTLFIAGRDQVYLVSLRESYRNEIIPYRKLTWRSGQADREMCAVKGKHRDECHNFIKVLVPRNDDLVFICGTNGFNPMCRYYRLDNLEFDGEEINGLARCPFDSRQTNVALFAEGKLYSATVADFQASDSVIYRSMGDGSALRTIKYDSKWLKEPHFLHAAEYGNYVYFFYREIAVEHSNLGKVVYSRVARICKNDVGGSQRVLEKHWTSFVKARLNCSVPGESFFYFDVLQSITDIIDINGVPSVVGVFTTQMNSIPGSAVCAFSMADIEKVFWGRFKEQKTADSVWTPFSEDKLPKPRPGSCAGHGSAASFKSSIEFPDDTLQFIKSHPLMDTAVPSIGDEPWFTKTRVRYRLTALAVDNEAGPHKNYTVVFVGAESGVVLKVLAKTSSVSLNDSLLLEEMDVFNRAKCLSNREDDKRVLSLHVDKDAHSLYVAFSSCVIRVPLSRCERHSSCHKSCIASRDPYCGWKPSGACERIQSGVLTGYEQDIEFGNTAHLGDCQGVWDNHTGDTNQMVHMNILITCVFAAFLMGALLAGLIVFCYRDSFLRKPRHVHKDAESAPSCSDSTELDKLHGLFDSPVKEYQTNADFSKLYTNLLSNGKDLNTPNGDTKTMILRDGCQPPELVALPTPESTPVLQQKGLQPIKNQWDRAHGKVSGPRKESNSSAMSPQFLPSSPAPTNANSQHPHLPLGHSHIPSAVVLPNATHDDPNLEDEDETLPNSSEKRLMNPDSKGCKKDQKRSVDARNTLNDLLKHLNDSVATNPKAILQEGSGPRPRPQLTLDPMEELTEVPPKVPSREASLYSPSSSLPRHSPTKRVDVPLPSTPTTPTGSLSMGGTLERQRGGYQLHRSASHRHSLSTSPNGVAMGVSVSRQHSMNRGGYMPPTPPSRLDSHGAVLAPGMHSPHPSSVPRQSSYSGHGSLPRTGLKRTPSLKPDVPPKPNGFSPQTSQMRVVNKYSY; this is translated from the exons ATGGGCCAGAGAGCTGCGCTTCTGCTCAGTGAGcttctgctgctgttgctgacaGCCTCTCGCACTATCCTCGCAGTCAGCTTCCCAGAGGACACTGTACCCCTTGATGTCGTTGATGCACACT TTTCACGGAGGTACCCGgtgttcagaggcaggctctcTGGCAACGAGTCACAGCATCGCCTCGACTTTCAGCTGATGACTAAGATACAGGACACTCTGTTCATCGCGGGCAG AGATCAGGTGTACCTTGTCAGTCTGAGAGAATCCTACAGGAATGAGATCATTCCTTACCGG AAGTTAACATGGCGATCGGGCCAAGCTGACAGAGAGATGTGTGCAGTAAAGGGAAAACACAGA GACGAGTGCCACAACTTCATTAAAGTGCTGGTTCCCAGAAATGACGACCTAGTGTTTATCTGTGGTACCAATGGCTTCAACCCAATGTGCAGATACTACAGG CTGGATAACCTCGAGTTTGATGGGGAAGAGATCAATGGTCTGGCACGGTGCCCATTTGACTCCAGGCAAACCAACGTTGCCCTTTTCGCTG aAGGGAAGCTGTATTCTGCAACTGTAGCAGACTTCCAGGCCAGTGATTCTGTCATCTATCGTAGTATGGGTGATGGATCAGCCTTGAGAACCATCAAATATGACTCCAAATGGTTGAAAG AACCCCATTTCCTGCATGCAGCAGAGTATGGGAATTACGTGTACTTTTTCTACCGGGAGATCGCAGTGGAGCACAGCAATCTGGGAAAG GTTGTGTATTCTCGCGTGGCCCGAATCTGTAAAAATGATGTTGGCGGGTCACAGCGGGTGCTGGAGAAGCACTGGACATCTTTTGTGAAGGCCAGGCTGAACTGCTCCGTGCCAGGGGAGTCCTTCTTCTACTTTGATGTGCTTCAATCCATCACTGACATCATCGACATTAATGGAGTTCCCTCTGTGGTGGGTGTGTTCACCACACAGATGAACAG TATCCCAGGGTCAGCAGTGTGCGCCTTCTCCATGGCTGACATAGAGAAAGTATTCTGGGGCCGGTTCAAAGAGCAGAAGACCGCCGACTCCGTCTGGACTCCATTTTCAGAGGACAAGCTGCCTAAACCCCG ACCCGGGAGCTGTGCAGGTCACGGTTCAGCTGCATCCTTTAAGAGCTCCATCGAGTTCCCGGACGATACCCTGCAGTTCATCAAGTCCCACCCCCTTATGGACACAGCTGTGCCTTCCATTGGAGATGAGCCTTGGTTCACCAAGACACGTGTCCG ATACAGGCTGACAGCGCTGGCTGTGGACAATGAAGCAGGACCCCACAAAAACTACACAGTGGTGTTCGTTGGTGCTGAGTCAGGGGTCGTCCTCAAGGTTTTAGCCAAGACCTCCTCTGTATCTCTGAATGACAGCCTGCTCCTGGAAGAGATGGATGTCTTTAACAGAGCCAA GTGCCTGTCTAATCGTGAGGATGACAAGCGTGTCCTCTCACTGCATGTGGACAAAGACGCACACAGCCTTTATGTCGCCTTTTCCAGCTGTGTCATCCGTGTTCCCCTGAGCCGCTGCGAAAGGCACTCTTCCTGCCACAA GTCCTGCATTGCATCAAGGGATCCTTATTGTGGCTGGAAGCCGAGTGGAGCTTGTGAGAGGATACAGTCGGGTGTTTT GACTGGATATGAGCAAGACATCGAATTTGGAAACACTGCCCACCTAGGAGACTGTCAAG GTGTATGGGATAACCATACAGGTGATACCAACCAGATGGTCCACATGAACATCCTCATCACTTGCGTCTTTGCTGCTTTTCTCATGGGTGCTCTTCTGGCTGGTCTGATTGTTTTCTGCTACCGAGACTCTTTCCTCCGCAAACCGAGACACGTCCACAAGGATGCAGAGTCTGCACCATCCTGCTCTGACTCCACGGAACTCGACAAGCTCCATGGCCTCTTTGACAGCCCTGTAAAG GAGTACCAAACCAATGCTGATTTTTCCAAACTGTATACCAATCTGCTGAGCAATGGCAAAGACTTGAATACACCCAACGGTGATACCAAAACCATGATCCTGCGGGATGGTTGTCAGCCCCCAGAGCTGGTGGCTCTGCCCACGCCCGAGTCCACCCCTGTACTTCAGCAGAAAGGCCTGCAGCCCATCAAGAACCAGTGGGATAGGGCACATGGTAAGGTCAGTGGACCCCGAAAAGAATCCAATTCATCAGCCATGAGTCCACAGTTCCTTCCCTCTTCTCCTGCTCCAACCAATGCAAACTCCCAACACCCGCACCTTCCCCTCGGACACTCCCACATCCCTAGTGCAGTTGTTTTGCCCAATGCCACACACGATGACCCTAACCTGGAAGATGAAGATGAGACTCTGCCTAATTCATCTGAAAAGAGGCTAATGAACCCAGACTCAAAGGGATGTAAGAAAGATCAGAAAAGATCTGTGGATGCTCGGAATACCCTAAATGACCTTTTAAAGCACCTCAATGACTCTGTGGCCACCAACCCAAAGGCCATTCTTCAAGAGGGATCAGGGCCTCGCCCAAGGCCACAACTCACACTGGATCCAATGGAGGAACTGACTGAAGTACCCCCCAAGGTACCTAGTCGAGAGGCTTCCTTGtactctccctcctcctccctgccAAGGCACAGCCCCACCAAGAGGGTTGACGTGCCCTTGCCCAGCACTCCCACAACACCAACGGGAAGCCTGAGCATGGGGGGTACGCTAGAGAGGCAAAGAGGGGGATACCAACTCCACCGGAGCGCCTCTCATAGGCACTCCTTATCCACCTCCCCAAATGGAGTTGCCATGGGGGTGTCTGTGTCTCGCCAGCACAGTATGAACAGAGGGGGTTACATGCCCCCAACACCTCCCTCCAGACTTGACTCACATGGTGCAGTGTTGGCACCAGGAATGCACTCACCCCACCCATCTTCTGTGCCCCGACAGAGCAGCTACAGTGGGCATGGCTCACTCCCTCGCACGGGGCTTAAACGGACCCCATCCTTAAAGCCAGATGTGCCCCCTAAACCCAATGGGTTTTCTCCACAAACTTCACAAATGCGAGTGGTCAACAAGTACAGTTATTAA